GCAAAGAAGTCGCGGCAAAGCCGGTCACTTCAGCGAGGTATTGCTCCAATTCGGCGACGATTTGGGCATAACCACCTGCCTGTTTGATCGGCGCGAAGGGGTGCATGCCTGCCCATTGTGGCCATGTGAGCGGCAACAATTCGGCGGCGGCATTGAGCTTCATCGTGCAGCTTCCGAGGGGAATCATGCTCGTGGTGAGGCTCAAGTCCCTGTTTTCGAGGCGCTTGATGTAGCGCATCAATTCGCTTTCGCTGTGGTAACGGTTGAAGATGTCGTGGGTCAGGATCGCGCCTTCGCGTTCGAGGTGCTCGGGGTAGATCAGGTTCACGCCGTCTGCCAACGCCTGAAGATCGACTGCGGCATAGGTTTTTCCGGCTGCAGCTGCGAATGCGGACAAGAGGTTGTGGACGTCTTCTGGCGAATGGGTTTCGTCCAAGGCGACGCTGACTTCCTTGTCGTTGATGAAGCGCAGGTTGATGGAACGGGATTCGGCCTCCTTGCGCAGGGAATCGGCGGAGACATTGCCCAAATTCACGTGCAAGGTGTCAAAAAACAGCTTGTTGGCTTGGGAATAACCCAATTTTTCCAGCTGCTGCGCGGTCAGGCGGGCGAGGGTATGCACACGCAAGGCGATGTTGCGGAGGCCTTCGGGGCCATGGTAAACGGCATACATCCCGGCCATGATGGCGAGGAGCGCTTGCGCGGTGCAGATATTCGAAGTGGCCTTCTCCCTTTTAATGTGTTGCTCACGCGTTTGAAGGGCCATGCGCAAGGCTGGATTGCCCTGTGCATCCACCGAAACGCCGATGATACGCCCTGGAATTTGACGCTTGAAGTGGTCGCTCGTGGCAAAAAAGCCTGCGTGCGGACCGCCAAAGCCCATGGGCACGCCAAAACGCTGGCTGTTGCCGACCACGACATCCGCACCGAGGGATCCTGGTGAACGGAGCAAAGTCAATGCGAGCAGGTCGGAGGCGAAGATGCAGAACGAACCGGCTGCCTTGGCAGCTGCAGTGATGGACGCGTAGTCTTCGACGGCACCGGCGGCGGTGGGGTATTGCAACATGCAACCGAAGGTAGTTTCGTCAAACACCCACGTCGAGGGAGCGCTGACTTCCACGGCGATGTCGAGCGGTTCGGCACGGCAAACGAGAATGTCGATTGTCTGCGGAAATACGTCGGGGGAAACGAGGAGGCGATTGGCGGGGGCACCCTTGGGGCGCTTGTTTTTCTCGTGGTAGAGCATGATCATGGCCTCGGCGGCGGCGGTGCCTTCATCGAGCAACGAAGCGTTGGCGAGGGCCATGCCGGTGAGGTCGGTGACCATGGTCTGGAAATTGAGCAGGGCTTCGAGGCGGCCTTGCGCGATTTCGGCTTGGTAAGGGGTGTACTGCGTGTACCATCCTGGATTTTCGAGGATGTTGCGCTGAATCACCGGCGGCACGACGGTACCGTAGTAGCCGAGGCCGATGTGGTTGGTAAAGACCTGGTTTTTGGCGGCGATTTCGCGGAGCAGCTTGAGGTAGCTGTATTCGCTGAGGGCTGCCGGAGTTTGGAGCTCCTTTTGGAGGCGAATACCCGCAGGCACCGTCTGATCAATGAGTTGGTCGAGCGAGTCAACGCCGATCACTTGGAGCATCGCCGACAATTCGGCGGCATTGGGGCCGATGTGGCGGCTCTCAAAACGATCTGTAGAAGAAAGATTGACTTTCATATTATCCCTTGATTTCAATCGATAGGTACCAAAAAGTTGCCGCAAAATTAGGAGAATTTTGGAAGAAAGGGGGGAGAATGTGGGGAAATTGATTCTTTAATGAATTCCTTGATTTGGCTTCGAATTGTTACATGCCCCTCTTGCAACGATTATGCCGGCTCAATTGTGCATTTCATAGGAGTAGGTAAGTTGAAAGTGTCTAGTACGAGCTATTTTGGAAGGTTCCCGAAGAATCGAATTGCTGGAACTGAGAAAAATCAACATTCTATTTTTTGTGATTTGTAAATTAGTGTCCGAATTCTTACATTTGGTTCAGGTTGGGTTTGCCGAATGCATTCGCCGTTCGCGTGAAATGCCCCAATCGCCAGAAAGCGGGTCGGCTTCTGGGTTCATTGGAGATTAGAGAGTATTCGTTCTTTGTTGTGTAGCGTCTGTGCCCATTTGTGGTCT
The window above is part of the Bacteroidota bacterium genome. Proteins encoded here:
- the gcvP gene encoding aminomethyl-transferring glycine dehydrogenase codes for the protein MKVNLSSTDRFESRHIGPNAAELSAMLQVIGVDSLDQLIDQTVPAGIRLQKELQTPAALSEYSYLKLLREIAAKNQVFTNHIGLGYYGTVVPPVIQRNILENPGWYTQYTPYQAEIAQGRLEALLNFQTMVTDLTGMALANASLLDEGTAAAEAMIMLYHEKNKRPKGAPANRLLVSPDVFPQTIDILVCRAEPLDIAVEVSAPSTWVFDETTFGCMLQYPTAAGAVEDYASITAAAKAAGSFCIFASDLLALTLLRSPGSLGADVVVGNSQRFGVPMGFGGPHAGFFATSDHFKRQIPGRIIGVSVDAQGNPALRMALQTREQHIKREKATSNICTAQALLAIMAGMYAVYHGPEGLRNIALRVHTLARLTAQQLEKLGYSQANKLFFDTLHVNLGNVSADSLRKEAESRSINLRFINDKEVSVALDETHSPEDVHNLLSAFAAAAGKTYAAVDLQALADGVNLIYPEHLEREGAILTHDIFNRYHSESELMRYIKRLENRDLSLTTSMIPLGSCTMKLNAAAELLPLTWPQWAGMHPFAPIKQAGGYAQIVAELEQYLAEVTGFAATSLQPNSGAQGEYAGLMVMRAYHLDRGDTHRTVVLIPSSAHGTNPASAVMAGMEVVVTPCDENGNIQVEALRAKAIEYKDVLAGLMVTYPSTHGVFEESIREICQMIHDNGGLVYMDGANMNAQVGLTNPASIGADVCHLNLHKTFAIPHGGGGPGMGPICVNEKLAPYLPGHPLQQTGGDKAIHAVSAAPWGSALILLISYGYIRMLGPDGMTNSTKYAILNANYLKTRLEKEFPILYVGSNGRVAHEFIMDFRQWKQATHVEAGDVAKRLMDYGYHAPTVSFPVAGTLMIEPTESESKHELDKFIAAMLGIREEIREIESGKASLEDNVIINAPHTVHVITATEWTHAYSREKAAFPYPYVVGNKFWPSVAKIDNSYGDRNLVCTCPPTAEYAV